One Halobacterium wangiae genomic window, ACTCGAATCCGAACTGGAGACCGCACGCGACGTCTCGGCGGCCGCCCGGAAGATGGCGAACGCGCTCGCTCACGGCGACGGCGCGCCACCCGACAGCTACCAGTCGACGCTCCAGACGAAGAACGAGCAGATCGACCGCCTGGAGTCACGCCTCGCGGAACTCGAGGCGAAAGTCGGGGACGCCGAGGCGACGGCTGGGGAGAGCGACGCCGAGGTCACGGACGGTTCGACGGACGCCGACGGGTCCGCCGTCGACGCTACTGAGTCGGTGACCGACTCCCCGGCGGAGTCCACGGCGGACGAGGACGGCGCGTTCGTCTTCGAGGAGACGGACTCGGAGGGGGGCCGGGACGCGCTCGTCGAGGCTGTCCAGGACCGTCTCCGTCGTCGCGGCGAGCGCCTGCAGTTACAGGAGGGGATCGGTGACGACCAGCCGGCACCCGAGGCCGTCGTCGACCTCCTCCAGGCGCCGCCGGTCGTCACCCGCGTGAACGCCTCCCGCCGGGAGTCGAAGTGCAACGACGACGCCGCGTGGGACGTCGTCTCCGACCTCGCGACGAACCCGGGCGCGACCGCCCACGACCTCGCCGACGCCGCAGACGTCGACATCGAGGCGGTGCACACGCTGCTCACCGAACTCCGCGCCCGCGACCTCGTCGTCCGCGACGACCGCGAGTACGCGTTCAACGCTGAGCGCATGCGGACGCTCGTGGAGCGCGACGACCCGACGAAACCCCGCACGGAACTGCGCGACCAGTGGAAGCCGTAGGGTTCCGCTGCACCAACACCTATCCTGATCGCGGCCGGACGTCCCGTATGGCGATGGACAACGACAGCGACACGTTCGATGTCGGCGGCGACCTGACGGTCCACCGACTCGGGTTCGGCGCGATGCGCGTCACCGGCGAGAACATCATCGGGCGGCCCGACGACGAGGACGCGGCGCACGACGTCCTCCGGCGTGCGGTCGAACTGGGCGTCGACTTCGTGGACACTGCGGACTCCTACGGACCGGGCGTCAGCGAGCGCCTCATCCGGGAGGCAGGCATCACCGACGACGCCGTCGTCGCGACGAAGGCCGGCCTCCTGCGGAACCACTCGGGGGACTGGCTCCCCCACGGGGACCCGGACTACATCCGGAACCAGGCGCTGGCCTCCATCGACCGCCTTGGAGTGGACTCTATCGACCTCTACCAGTTCCACCGCCCGGACCCGGAGACGCCGTTCGAGGACTCCGTCCACGCGTTCGCCGAACTGAGAGACGAGGGGCTGGTCGACCACGTCGGCCTCAGCAACGTCTCCGTCGACCAGCTGGAGACCGCCCGCGACGTCGTCGACGTGGCGACCGTCCAGAACTCCTACAACGTCGCGGACCGCGAACACGAGGACGTGCTCTCGGCCTGCGAGGAGTACGGCATCGGGTTCGTCCCGTACTTCCCGATGGGTGGCGGCGACCTCGGTGGGAAGCGCGAGGCCCTCGAGGCCGTCGCCGACGACCACGACGCGACGGTCCGGAAGGTCGCGCTCGCGTGGCTACTCGACCACTCGGACGTGACGCTCCCGATTCCCGGCACCTCCAGCGTCGACCACCTCGAGGCGAACGTCGCCGCGAGCCACCTCGAACTCACCGACGAGGACCGCGCGCGCCTGGAGTAACGAAGCGACCGTTACTGGAACTGGCACTCTCGCAGAACTGTCGGACCCGTCGCTGGTGGGTCGTGAACGTTCGAAAATCGATGCCTCCTGGCCAGCGTCAGAGACGCCGGCGGGTTCCCGAGTTACAGGCGGGTGACGTTCGTTGCGCGCGGGCCCTTGTCGGCCTGCTCGATGTCGAACTCCACTTCCTGTCCCTCCTCGAGGTCCGGACCGCCGACGTCTTCCATGTGGAAGAAAACGTCCTCGTCCGCGTCGTCAGTCTCGATGAAACCGTAGCCGCCCGTGTCGTTGAAGAAGTCAACCGTGCCTTCTGCCATTGCAAACTATGGTGAGGCGTTTCTCACTCATAATACTTGTGGGGGCCGGCGCAGGTACAGAGAACGGACTACAGGCGGTATAACTGCCGCTCGCCCGTCAGAATGCGGAAACCGACCGGTCCGGGACCGTGTCGACTCAGCCCTCGCAGATGTCGTGGAGGTCGTCGAGACAGTCGATGTCCCAGGTCGGCCAGACGTTCAGGTCCCAGCTCCGCCGGTGGGGGCGCCGGATGAACGCCGAGTCGATGCCGGCGTTCTCCGCGGCGCGCACGTCGGACTCGTTGTCGCCGACGAACAGCGCCGAGTCGGCGTCGAGGTCGGCGAGTGCGAGGTCGATGTAGTGGGAGTTCGGCTTCCGGTGGCGCAGGCTCTCGACGGTCGGCGCGCGCCCGTACGCGGTGCCGAACATGTCCCGGACGTCGAAGTGGTCGAGGACGAAGTCGACGGTCGCCTGCTGGTTCGAACTGACGATTCCCATCGAGACGTCGAGGTCGTCGAGGGTGTCGAGGTCGTCGTAGAGCGTCTTCCGGCCCGCGCGGACCTCCTCGTACTGCGCCTCGGCGGTCGTTCGGTCTCGCGTGCGCCAGAACTCGTCTGGGTCGATGTCGTACTCCTCGCAGACGTCGCTGACAGTCTCTGGCGTCGCTCCGATCGTCATCTGCTCCACGTCCTCGGGGTCGGGGTCGGTAACGTCGAACTGCTCGAAGGTCGCTTCCGCAGCCTCCTGCAAGACGTCGTACCGGGTACGGCCGACGAGGACGCCGTCGTTGTCGAACACGACGGTGTCGTATGTCATGGAGCCCCCTACGTCGGTCGCACTGATAAGCGTTTCATCGGTTCCGCGCACGCGAGCGCCCGCGGTACGCACAGGCTAGCACCGCCGCCACCCCACGAGAACTGCTAGCACCGCCACAATTGGGTGCGAATGGTTCGCCTACCTCACCCACGGGCCTCGAAAGACCCCGTTACCGCCTCACATGCAACTACCGTGTCCGAATTGGGTCGCCACGCTCGCGGAACCAAACGTGGAGATCGCCGGAGCGCTTCGTTCGACCGTTCTCCTCGAAAACCGGCGTTAATGGGTCTCAGACTACAATAACCGAGCCATACTTACCCGTCAGGACCAACCTAGAGCTATGAACCAGACAACCTACCGAACCTCGACCGAGCGCGGTGAGCAGCGATGATGTGGCAGGACCTCGTCTTCCTCGTCGGCAGTCTGACGTCGGTAATGTTCCTCTACCCGACGCTCCGGGACACCGCCTCGCGGGTGCCCCGCGCCACGAGTGTCCCGTCGATGCTCATCGGCGCCGTCTACTCGATGACGTTCTTCACGCTCGGCATGACGTTCTCCGCCGTCGGCTCGTTCGCCGCCTGCACCATGTGGTCGCTCATCGCCGCCTTCCGCGCCCCCGACGACGGAGCGATCACTGACGGCACGCCGGTCCCGCGCGTCTCCGAGTGGCGCCCGCGACTCACCGCACAGGTCCAGCGAGTCGTCGAAGCCGCCCTCCCGCACACGACCGGCGACGAGGAGTTCGACGTCGCCCCCAACTCCGACTAGAAGCGCCGACGAGGCGCGCTGTTCTGCGAGCGAATTTCGTCGCCACGCCACCCAGCTCTCGCTCCCGTAGACAGCGGAGCAACGGCCGGTAGGACGCCCTTACTGGAGGTAGCCGAGCTGTTCCAGGCGGTCCTTCCGGTCCTCGGAGATGGTGACCGACTCGTCGACGTCCGCGTGCTCGAAGGACGCGAGCCACTCGTCGAGTGTCGCCTCCAGGTCCTCGGCCACTGCCGATTCGGCGTCCGCCACGTCCGTCGTCTCCCCGGCGTCGGCGTCGAGGTCGTACAGTTCCCGCAGGCCGTCGGAGCCGCGGACGAACTTGTACTCCCGCGTCCGGATCGCCTGCAGCGACCGGTCGTACTGGTAGAGGTGCTCGGGCAGGTCCTCGACGTTGCGTTCGAGCGCGTCCATCGAGGGCTGGGGTTCCACGTACTCGCTGACGACGAACTCGCGGGGCTCGGCGTCGGCGTCCGGGTGGAAGGAGACGCCCTGGAACGACTCGCGTGCGTCGGGCGCGTCGATGCCCGCCTCATCGAGCAGCGTCGGCGCGAGGTCCACGTGACTGACCAGGTCCGTCAGCTCACCCTCTCCGCTGAAGGCGCCGCCGTCGAGCACGAGCGGCACGTTGACCAGCGTGTCGTAGAGACAGTACTGGTGGTCCATCATGCCGTGGTCGCCGATGTTCTCCCCGTGGTCTGACGTCACGACGAAGATGGTGTCCTCCAGCTCCCCGGCCTCCTCGAGTGCGGTTCTGAGCGCCGCGAGCTGTTCGTCGACGTACGCGACCTCCGCGCGGTAGAGCCCGCGGAGCAACTGGAGCTCGGAGTCCGAGAGCGTCAGGTTGCCCGCGAGGTACTCCCAGGGCTCCTGGGGGACGTCCATCGCCTCCTCGTAGGTCGCGTTCGCGGGGAGGTACTGCTCGGCGAGCCGTCGCGGCGGCCGGTACTCGAGGTGGGGTTCGAGGTAGTTCACGAACAGGAAGAACGGGTCGGTCGCGTCGCGGTCGCCGAGCCAGTTCTCGATCCACTCCGTGCTGCGGGCCGCACCGTCGTCCGCCCGGTCGCGGACGAGGTAGCGGTAGAGGACGTTCGCGACGTTCGCGAACGGGTTCCCGTCGAACAGCTCCCGGGCGACCGCGCGGAGTCGACTCTCCTCGGTCTCCTCGACGAGTCCGCCCAGCGCGTTCCCGGACTGGACGACCTGCCACGTCTGCTGGAAGGAGTCGAACCCGCGGTCGAAGCCGGATTCGGCGCTCAACCACGTGTTGCTCGAGACGCAGACCGTCTCGTAGCCGGCGTCCCGGAAACACTCCGACAGCATCGGGAGTCGGTCGTCGAGCTGTTCGTGCCCGGCGTGCGCACCGTGTTTCGACGTGTGCGTTCCGGTGAGCATCGACGCGTGGGACGGGAGCGTCCACGGCGCCGTGGAGAACGCCCGCGTCGCCCGCGTCCCGGCGTCGGCGAGGTCGGCGAGCGTCGGCGCGACCTGTGCGTCGTAGGCGTCGTCGACACGCGTCGTGTCCGCCACTACGACCACGACGTTTGGCTGTGCGGCCATCGTCTCTGCTCCTTGGGGTTCGATACCGATAGTAAGTCCCCGCTTGTCGGCGTCGACCGGCGGCGAAACGTCGCGCTGTGGCTACACAGTCGGTGTTTTCCGTAGAACGCCCGGCCAAATCGGGGCCGGGCGAGCCGTTCGCGGTCGAGGGCGCCGTCGAAGAGCGAGCGCGCCCGGTTACTGCTCTTTGACCATCCGCTGGACGCGACTCACGATGTCGCTGGAGTCCCGTTCCATCAGCTCGTTCATCCGGATCTGTCGGAAGTGGCTCCCGAGGGCGAGGAACGTCGGTGCCCAGAGACCCACGAAGATCCCGCGTTCCTGGTCCTGCTTCATGAAGAAGTAGTACCACGACATCGGGATCGACAGTATCGCGGCGAGGAAGAATGGGTCTCTCCCCGTTCGTTCGGCCGCCTGTTTCGATCGTTGCTGCTGCATTCTGTCGGCCATGCAGGAGAGTGTACCTGCCCAGCGGTGTTTGTTAATTGGACCCGTGTCCGGCGAAACGAGAGCCATCTCTGGGTAAGACGACCGTACTACGTCGGAGAGCCCTCCTGCTTCCCGCGTCGTCTGGCGTCGGCACCGTCGAGACCCGGGAGACGGGGCTGCATTGGACGGAGGCGTCCATCGACGACGCTGCTCGCACATTGGTGGGCCACCGGCGGCGGCCGTTGGGGCCCCGAACGAGACGCGAGTAGTATTGTTGTGATGATTCGGGTGAAAAACGCCACGGGTTTCACCCGCCCGCTCCTACCAGTGGCGTGGAATACAACATCGGGGTGGACGAGTCGGTGAGTACGGCCGTAGTGCGTGCAGTGAGCGCCGTCAACGGCCGTCGACCCGGTTCGCTTCGATCCCTGGACCACGTCCTCGACCCGGAGGCCCTCGACGCGCTGTTCGTCCCGGCAGCGGACGGCAAGACGCGAATCGGCGGCCGGCTCTCCTTCGTCTTCGGTAACTGTCGGGTCACCGTCGACAACGGCGAGTACCTGACGGTCAGGCCGCTCACGATTCCGTCGCGGGTGCCCGACTTCCAGGAGAACCGCTAGCGCGAATCGCCTTCGTAGCGGTCGACGAACGACACGCGCTCGCTCACTGCCCGGGGTCGCGAGCAGTTATCAGTCCCTGGGCCATGAGACGGCGCGCTACCACGACCAGGCCGTTCCCGAACCCCTCGCCGAATATCGCCTGCTCCTCCTTTGTGTCGGGCATGATCGAACTCACGAGGATTGTCGACCGGTCGACCAGCAGCAGTCGACCGATCGCGGTGTCGTCCTCCGTGTCCATCGAACCGTGCAACCACTC contains:
- a CDS encoding aldo/keto reductase, producing the protein MAMDNDSDTFDVGGDLTVHRLGFGAMRVTGENIIGRPDDEDAAHDVLRRAVELGVDFVDTADSYGPGVSERLIREAGITDDAVVATKAGLLRNHSGDWLPHGDPDYIRNQALASIDRLGVDSIDLYQFHRPDPETPFEDSVHAFAELRDEGLVDHVGLSNVSVDQLETARDVVDVATVQNSYNVADREHEDVLSACEEYGIGFVPYFPMGGGDLGGKREALEAVADDHDATVRKVALAWLLDHSDVTLPIPGTSSVDHLEANVAASHLELTDEDRARLE
- a CDS encoding cold-shock protein; its protein translation is MAEGTVDFFNDTGGYGFIETDDADEDVFFHMEDVGGPDLEEGQEVEFDIEQADKGPRATNVTRL
- a CDS encoding HAD family hydrolase, which encodes MTYDTVVFDNDGVLVGRTRYDVLQEAAEATFEQFDVTDPDPEDVEQMTIGATPETVSDVCEEYDIDPDEFWRTRDRTTAEAQYEEVRAGRKTLYDDLDTLDDLDVSMGIVSSNQQATVDFVLDHFDVRDMFGTAYGRAPTVESLRHRKPNSHYIDLALADLDADSALFVGDNESDVRAAENAGIDSAFIRRPHRRSWDLNVWPTWDIDCLDDLHDICEG
- a CDS encoding sulfatase — translated: MAAQPNVVVVVADTTRVDDAYDAQVAPTLADLADAGTRATRAFSTAPWTLPSHASMLTGTHTSKHGAHAGHEQLDDRLPMLSECFRDAGYETVCVSSNTWLSAESGFDRGFDSFQQTWQVVQSGNALGGLVEETEESRLRAVARELFDGNPFANVANVLYRYLVRDRADDGAARSTEWIENWLGDRDATDPFFLFVNYLEPHLEYRPPRRLAEQYLPANATYEEAMDVPQEPWEYLAGNLTLSDSELQLLRGLYRAEVAYVDEQLAALRTALEEAGELEDTIFVVTSDHGENIGDHGMMDHQYCLYDTLVNVPLVLDGGAFSGEGELTDLVSHVDLAPTLLDEAGIDAPDARESFQGVSFHPDADAEPREFVVSEYVEPQPSMDALERNVEDLPEHLYQYDRSLQAIRTREYKFVRGSDGLRELYDLDADAGETTDVADAESAVAEDLEATLDEWLASFEHADVDESVTISEDRKDRLEQLGYLQ
- a CDS encoding HalOD1 output domain-containing protein gives rise to the protein MEYNIGVDESVSTAVVRAVSAVNGRRPGSLRSLDHVLDPEALDALFVPAADGKTRIGGRLSFVFGNCRVTVDNGEYLTVRPLTIPSRVPDFQENR